A genomic region of Micromonospora sp. NBRC 110009 contains the following coding sequences:
- a CDS encoding ABC transporter substrate-binding protein yields MTITRRGLLAGSMGALALGISACGGVNKSDSSNSDATKGGDSGSLSTMGFGKPDDVGQARIDAFKSAYPKVQLNINEGDFDPQQFLSAVATGNAPDLVYLSRELIGSYASQGAIQPLDDKLASAGVKTGNYREAAIKEVTVDGKVYGVPEFYNTRNILANGKALQEVGLSLTDLNTSDWDKLHTSTVKLYKATGGRISRIGFDPKLPEFLPLWAKANGADLVNPDGSPNLEDPKVIEALTYALSLINEQGGWSKFKAFRDTWDLFGASNQFVKNQAGAFPWEGWLVNVLVQASPKVDLQSLPFTDRQGNPISFESGSAWCLPKGAKNPAAAVNWMKTMTSTDTWLKAGEARQATVEKNKSTFTGLWTANPEADKQIKAKYVKPGQTGFDKAIENYYASTEYAFAVVGSKAGSEIKTAWQDAVNRALSGQQKPDAAMKQAQSEASKAFSAAK; encoded by the coding sequence ATGACGATCACCCGACGGGGTCTTCTGGCCGGTTCGATGGGGGCGCTCGCGCTGGGCATCAGCGCCTGCGGCGGGGTCAACAAGAGCGACAGCAGCAACAGCGACGCCACCAAGGGCGGCGACAGCGGGTCCTTGTCGACGATGGGCTTCGGCAAGCCCGACGACGTCGGTCAGGCCCGCATCGACGCGTTCAAGAGCGCCTATCCGAAGGTCCAGCTCAACATCAACGAGGGCGACTTCGACCCGCAGCAGTTCCTTTCCGCGGTCGCCACCGGCAACGCCCCGGACCTGGTGTATCTCAGCCGCGAGCTGATCGGCAGCTACGCCTCCCAGGGGGCCATCCAGCCGCTCGACGACAAGCTGGCCAGCGCCGGGGTCAAGACCGGCAACTACCGGGAGGCCGCGATCAAGGAGGTCACGGTCGACGGGAAGGTCTACGGCGTTCCCGAGTTCTACAACACCCGCAACATCCTGGCGAACGGCAAGGCGCTCCAGGAGGTCGGGCTCTCGCTGACGGACCTGAACACCTCCGACTGGGACAAGCTGCACACCAGCACCGTAAAGCTGTACAAGGCCACCGGCGGCCGGATCTCCCGGATCGGGTTCGACCCGAAGCTGCCGGAGTTCCTGCCCCTGTGGGCGAAGGCCAACGGCGCGGACCTGGTGAACCCCGACGGCTCCCCGAACCTGGAGGACCCGAAGGTCATCGAGGCCCTGACGTACGCGCTGAGCCTGATCAACGAGCAGGGCGGCTGGTCGAAGTTCAAGGCCTTCCGCGACACCTGGGACCTCTTCGGCGCCAGCAACCAGTTCGTGAAGAACCAGGCCGGCGCGTTCCCCTGGGAGGGCTGGCTGGTGAACGTCCTGGTCCAGGCGTCACCGAAGGTCGATCTGCAGTCGCTGCCGTTCACCGACCGGCAGGGCAACCCGATCAGCTTCGAGAGCGGCAGCGCGTGGTGCCTGCCGAAGGGCGCCAAGAACCCCGCCGCGGCGGTCAACTGGATGAAGACCATGACCAGCACCGACACCTGGCTGAAGGCCGGTGAGGCACGCCAGGCGACGGTGGAGAAGAACAAGTCCACGTTCACCGGCCTCTGGACCGCCAACCCCGAGGCCGACAAGCAGATCAAGGCGAAGTACGTCAAGCCCGGCCAGACCGGCTTCGACAAGGCGATCGAGAACTACTACGCGTCCACCGAGTACGCGTTCGCCGTCGTCGGCTCCAAGGCCGGCAGTGAGATCAAGACGGCCTGGCAGGACGCGGTCAACCGGGCCCTCTCCGGCCAGCAGAAGCCCGACGCGGCGATGAAGCAGGCGCAGTCGGAGGCGAGCAAGGCTTTCAGCGCGGCGAAGTGA
- a CDS encoding carbohydrate ABC transporter permease produces the protein MAASTSVAATRSLTPGGARRTRNWREIRAAYGFISLWIVGFLIFTLGPMIASLVLSFTDYNAIDSPQNVGLENYRQLVEDPKVAKALGNTLVYAAMFVPASMAVALALALVLNRVGRASGFFRTVFYLPKMTPTVAVGALFLLLLNGQEGLLNRTLRVFGIDGPNWTTDTHWVKPGLVITTLWSLGGTVVIYLAALRQVPKDLYEAAELDGAGRWTKFRKVTIPMISGALFFTLIVQTIAALQMFNEAYTMFFGAQQNSTYSNEAALFYVIYLFQQAFRFLHMGYASALAWLLFLIIMIITAVQVRVSRRFVYYEGERD, from the coding sequence ATGGCCGCATCGACATCGGTCGCCGCCACCCGCAGCTTGACTCCGGGTGGCGCGCGCCGCACCAGGAACTGGCGGGAGATCCGGGCCGCCTACGGCTTCATCTCGCTGTGGATCGTCGGGTTCCTCATCTTCACGCTCGGTCCGATGATCGCCAGCCTCGTGCTGTCGTTCACCGACTACAACGCGATCGACTCCCCGCAGAACGTGGGGCTGGAGAACTATCGCCAGCTGGTGGAGGATCCGAAGGTCGCCAAGGCGCTCGGCAACACCCTGGTGTACGCGGCCATGTTCGTGCCGGCGTCGATGGCCGTGGCGCTCGCCCTCGCGTTGGTGCTCAACCGCGTGGGGCGCGCCTCGGGCTTCTTCCGGACGGTCTTCTACCTGCCCAAGATGACGCCGACGGTCGCCGTCGGCGCGTTGTTCCTGCTGCTGCTCAACGGGCAGGAAGGGCTGCTCAACCGGACGCTGCGGGTGTTCGGCATCGATGGTCCCAACTGGACCACGGACACCCACTGGGTGAAGCCGGGCCTCGTCATCACCACGCTCTGGAGCCTCGGCGGGACCGTCGTCATCTACCTCGCCGCGCTGCGCCAGGTGCCCAAGGACCTCTACGAGGCCGCCGAGCTGGACGGCGCGGGCAGGTGGACGAAGTTCCGCAAGGTGACGATCCCGATGATCAGCGGTGCGCTCTTCTTCACCCTGATCGTGCAGACGATCGCCGCGCTGCAGATGTTCAACGAGGCCTACACCATGTTCTTCGGCGCGCAGCAGAACAGCACCTATTCCAACGAGGCCGCGCTGTTCTACGTGATCTACCTGTTCCAGCAGGCCTTCCGGTTCCTGCACATGGGATACGCCTCGGCGCTCGCCTGGCTGCTGTTCCTGATCATCATGATCATCACCGCCGTGCAGGTGCGCGTCTCCCGCCGGTTCGTCTACTACGAAGGCGAAAGGGACTGA
- a CDS encoding carbohydrate ABC transporter permease, with protein sequence MTASPPHLTAAAAAPVDPPAGQRVDGVRPESGGRDQGPFWKRAPYLVVLAFASVVFTYPFVWLISASLKPRTEVFDNALIPRDVQLSNFADVWDYAPVLTWMGNSVVVGVAAATTVTISSALVAFGFAYFRFPGRNVLFGLVLATMMLPQAVTMIPVYLIWNKLGLTGTQVPLWAQNIFGSAFYIFLLRQFFLSLPRELFEAARVDGCGFVGLFRRIALPLSRPALAIVFVFEIQASWDDLLKPLIYLQDTSLFTIPRGLKSVIDTFGQGGEQHWEIVMAASLIATLPMLIIFAVAQRHIIEGIATQGRKG encoded by the coding sequence ATGACCGCTTCGCCTCCCCACCTGACCGCCGCGGCTGCGGCCCCCGTCGACCCGCCGGCCGGGCAGCGCGTCGACGGCGTCCGCCCGGAGTCCGGGGGGCGCGACCAGGGGCCGTTCTGGAAGCGGGCCCCGTACCTGGTCGTGCTCGCCTTCGCCAGCGTCGTGTTCACCTACCCCTTCGTCTGGCTGATCAGCGCCTCGCTGAAGCCGCGCACCGAGGTGTTCGACAACGCCCTGATCCCCCGCGACGTGCAACTGTCGAACTTCGCCGACGTGTGGGACTACGCGCCCGTCCTGACCTGGATGGGCAACAGCGTGGTGGTGGGCGTCGCCGCGGCCACGACCGTGACGATCAGCAGCGCCCTCGTGGCGTTCGGCTTCGCGTACTTCCGGTTCCCCGGGCGCAACGTGTTGTTCGGGCTGGTGCTCGCGACGATGATGCTGCCGCAGGCCGTCACCATGATCCCGGTCTACCTGATCTGGAACAAGCTCGGCCTCACCGGGACCCAGGTGCCGCTCTGGGCGCAGAACATCTTCGGTTCGGCGTTCTACATCTTCCTGCTGCGCCAGTTCTTCCTGTCGCTGCCCCGCGAACTGTTCGAGGCCGCCCGGGTGGACGGCTGTGGCTTCGTCGGGTTGTTCCGGCGCATCGCCCTGCCACTGTCCCGACCGGCCCTCGCGATCGTGTTCGTCTTCGAGATCCAGGCGAGCTGGGACGACCTGCTCAAGCCACTGATCTACCTACAGGACACCTCCCTGTTCACGATCCCCCGCGGGCTCAAGTCGGTCATCGACACGTTCGGCCAGGGCGGCGAACAGCACTGGGAGATCGTCATGGCGGCGAGCCTGATCGCCACCCTCCCGATGCTCATCATCTTCGCCGTGGCCCAGCGACACATCATCGAGGGCAT